The segment GACCTTGATTCATGCCTTCGCTCAAGTTCGACGGATTCGACCGGCTCGGCTTGTGATTCTGGGGGATGGTCCTGAACGAGAGCGTCTGACCACGTTAGTAGAAGAACTGGGATTAACCGAGGATGTCGCTTTACTGGGGTTTGTACAAAATCCCTATGCATATATGGCAAAAGCGGCTGTGTTTGTGCTGTCTTCTGCTTGGGAAGGGTTAGGCAATGTTTTAGTAGAAGCGTTGGCAGTTGGAACGCCTGTGGTTTCGACAAACTGCGAGAGTGGCCCGGCTGAGATTTTAGCGCAAGGAAAGTATGGTGTGCTGACTCCAGTGGGAGACGATTCCGCGATCGCATCAGCAATCATTCAGACCCTATCAAGCCCGGCTCGACAGGTTGATCCCCAATGGTTGAAGCAGTTCACATTAGAAACTTGTACGCAACAGTATTTAGACGTTTTGGGTATTTGTGATTATTCTTCACCCACAAAAACAGTATGAAATTCAATAGTACCTTGTATCAAACCACAGCACAGCTAGTCGGTCAGTTGCCAAAAGGTCGATCGAAGGCGTTAGGTGCTTTATTTTCACTTTGGAATAGTCATCCGAGCTGGGATCCTTGGCTGCTCAAAGATGGAGATGTCTATCGACTTTTTTACTTGTTAGGTTCGAGTAAATCGGGACCTTGGTGGCTAGAAGGCAAAATATGCGGTGCAATTTCAACGGACTTAGAACAATGGCAAGACTTGGGAACTGTGCTAGAAGTCAGCCCTGAGCATTCCTGGGAAGCTGGAAGAATGCTGGCGGGTTGCGCGCTCAAAGAAAATGGGATCTACTATCTTTTTTATTCAGCCGCCGGAGAGGGTGCTGAGATTATGAATGAAGGGATTGGGTTAGCGACTTCAAGGGATGGCATACACTGGCAACGTAGCCCTCGCGAATTGGTGAAACCCGATGCGAATCATCGTTGGTACGGACAGTATAAGCGAAGCCTAGGAGGTTGTGACTATGATCATTATCAGTGGCGCGATCCCTATGTGGTGAAAGATGAGCAGACTGGGCTTTACTATATGTTTATCTGTGCTTATCGCAAAGAAGGCGGGAAAGGTGCATATCGAGGATGTGTTGGCTTAGCTGTTGCTGATCGCATTGATGGATCGTATGAACTGCTGCCGCCTGCGGCAACTCCTACGATCGAAGGAACTCAAGAGTCTCCTTTTTATGAAATGGAGCGCCCGCAAGTCATTTATAGAAATGGTCAGTATCATCTGTTTTTCTCTTGCTGGACAACTTGGTTAAATCCTAAGTGGTTGGGCACGGTCGATCGCGCACAAATTACCGATTCTTCGCTGTACTGGTATGTTGCTGATCAGATTACAGGACCTTATCGCCCTGTTAGCCAGACTCCAGTTGTGAGTGGAAGTTCTCGATCGGGAATTTATGGAACGAACTTTTTTTCGGCTCCAGATGCGCCGGATGAATTTATTGCTTATGGTTGGTACTGCAAACGCATGACACTAGCCATTTCCCCGTTTGTTCGGGTCATATGGAATCAAGATTCGATCCGCTTGTCGATCTAACCTTCTCCAGATATCTGCTCCCAACTCGTCAAATTTGCCTGATGGGGTTGTACTTCATGCAAGACAGCCCCTAACCAAACGAAAAAGAACCAGAGATTAACTGCCATCCAACTGAGCGGAGTGGCATTACAAGAGATGTAGAGTGCAATCAAACTAGCAAATGCCCATTTACAGCCAAAATGACCGTTTACTGCTGGCGTATAAGTTGCGAAAAGCGTCAGAATCATTGCAGCGATCAAAGCAATGAAGCCGAAAATTCCGTTTAGATAAAGCACAGCCGCATAAGTCGAGAAGGAGCCAAGACCAATATAGCTATCTTCATATAAATGCGCTCTACCTCGAATGACTCCCCAGCCGATCCAGGGCGATTCTTGCCAAGCTTCGAGTGTTTTGCGAACGACCAAAGCTCGTTCTTGCGAAGAGTTTGCGCGAGCTTGCGTAAATCCTTCCATTGGCTTGCGGAAGAGTTCTTCGATCGTCAGTCCCCAAATACTAGACATCATTAGCGTCAGAGCCGTACTCCAGAGCGACAACTGGCGAAATAATCCATTTTCAAAGCAGGTTCCGATAAAAAGCGCGATCGGTAAACACAGCCATGCGCTCCGACTGGCGCTCACAATTAACGCTGCAACTGCACCGAGTAAGGCGACATAGCGAAGTCGACGATCGCGTTCGCCTAAACAAATCAAAAAGCATAAAACAGCGCAGAGTCCCAGAATGGGAGGATCAGGCGTATACAGAACTGTTCTGGGTAATGGAATACCTAAAAAGCTTGAAAAATGAGCAAACATTACTCGCAAACTTCCTTTGTCGCCTGGCAGAATGCGTGCAAGTGGCGGCAGATAACCGTTCCCGCCAATTCTGAGGAACAGCATAGCAATTTGAATCGCGATCGCAACCAAATAGCCCGAAGACATCCAAGCGATCGCTCTAGTGACAACCTCAACGCGGACTTGGCTAAAAAAGGGTAATGCTAGACAGGCAAAAATCAAAAAATAGCTTTTGAGAAAGGTGACAACGGCTGCTGCTGCCACTTGTAGGTTAAAGCCCATCTCGTTGATCCCCAAGGCTGCTGTCCAAAGCATCACGATCGACATCACGAACCAAGACCAAACATACACCGGAAAAGGTCTTTGAATGAGTTGATCCCAGCTAAAGTGAATTGCGAATAAGGTTAAGACAACAGCAGGATAAAAGAGCGGCTGAATTCCCATTAACCACCACAGTGGAGTCAGGATAATTGTCCAATAGATGATGCGCTCTGAACGTGATAAAGCATAAATCTGATGTTGGAGTTTGAGGAGCATCTCTCTCTACTGCACGCAATTTCTGAGGTACGTTAGCTTTAAATTCACTCTCGGACATCAATCGATCGGTAGAGAGAACTGACAGGTAACGCTAATTTAGTTCTACCTATTTATGTATTTGCAATTGATCGAAGGTGAATAAAATAATGTAGCTTGAATTCCTCATACCCGCAGTTGTTTAGGAGCGGTCTGAATGAAAAAAATAGCGCTCATTGCTTCTAGACATTGGAAGGCTTTGCTTGGTCTGAATGCAGTTGTAATATTCGGGACTTTAGGAGCGATGTTGACCACTCCTAAAGTTTGGACTGCTCAGGCGCAACTGATTCTGCCTTCCTCGAATGGAGGCAACCTTGATGCCAACTTGGGAACTTTAGGGTCTTACCGTAACAGTGATCCGAGCTTTTCACCTCAAGTCAATCCCCTGAAAATTCAAGAGGCAATTCTCACCAGTGATGCGATTCTTGAAAAGGCTTGGGCAGCTGATCCTGAGAGAGATGCAGCGAATAAACCTCGCAATTATGGACAATTCTTTGAAGTGACTTCGCTCGAACAAACGAGCGTCATGCTGCTCTCTGTCACAGGCTCAAGTCCCGATATCGCCAAGCAGCGCGCAGAAGCAATTCTCAATGCCTATCGGCAGCGTCTGAGCGAGCTTCGTCAGGCGAATAACAATACACGCGATGGCTTTAGCCAGAAACAGCTTGAACAAGCTCAACGCAGATTAACTGAAGCGCAGACTGCTCTAGCACAATTCAAACAATCGACAGGATTGGTAAATAACGAAGAACAAACGAAAGGGCTAGTTGGAACGATCAATACTTTAGAAGCGGCACAGGCACAGGTTCAGGCGGAATCTCAAGCGACTCGCGATCGCGCAAATACTCTCGCGACTCGATTAAATCTTTCGCCTACTGACGCAGTTCAAGCCTTAGGATTAGACCAAAACGAAGATTATAAAGAGCTTCGCAGTAAGCTCACTGAAGTTGAGTCTACGCTGGGCAAATTGCGATCGACATTCACAGATCGCAGCCCTCAAGTACAAAGAGCGATCGTAGAGCGGGACACTTTGCGGAACCAGCTTCAGCAGTATGTTGGGCAAGCCGCAGGTCGAATTTCTGCCAATACAGATTTTACAACTGGGGCGGAAGGACGGAATACCTTAATTGAACAATTAGTGTTAGCTGAAACGAATGCGAATGGACAACAACGACAAGCAGAACAACTCCAGCAACAAATTGATCAGCGGCAAAAAATCCTCAATCAATTGCCTGCAAATCAAGCAAAACTCAATGCTTTACAGCGACAGGCAGATGTTGCGGAAGGAGTTTATAAAGGGCTAGTTGCACAGACACAACAATCAAATATTGATGCTTTTAATGCGTATCCAAATATTCAGGAGTTAAACGCACCCTTTGTTGATGCTAAACCATCGAGTCCAAAGAAATCTCTGATAGCAATTAATGCGCTTCTTGCTTCTGTCATTGGGAGCATTGCACTAATATTGTTGCTCGAAGCTCGCAATCCATTGCTGACTCCCAAAGATTTGCAGGCTCTAAAATTTTCGCTTGTTGCTCGTATTCCCAAACTAAAGCGACTGGCAATAGAGCCGAATTCAAGCTTTGAAGGTGAGATCGAGTTTCAGCGAGTAGCGTCAGCGATTAGTCTTCAACCGCTGAAAGGGATACGACTGTTAATTGCAAGTGCGATAACGGGTGAGGGAAAAACGACAGTAGCACTGCAACTTGCTCATGCTTTAACCGAACTCGGATTTCGAGTGCTGCTGGTTGACGGAGATTTTCGTAAAGCTCAGTTAAGTCATCAACTTGGTTACTTGAGCGATCGCTCAGTTGGAGATCAAGTCATTTCGTTGCAACCTAATCTCGATTTTGTGCCAACGATGCCTCAGACTGGCAAGATTGTCGATTTAGTCAAACGGGGACGATTTGAACGTTACTTGGCAGTGGCGGAATCTCAGAAAGACTATGATTATGTATTAGTAGACAGCGCTCCAGTCAGCTCAACCAGTGAAACTGCACTAATGGCTGCGATCGTGCCTTATGTTCTTTTTGTCGTTCGCCCAGGAATTAGCGCTCGAAATGTTGTGAATAATAGTTTAGAGCAGTTAACGCAACACCATGCTAAACTGCTAGGCTTGGTGATCAATGGTGTCGAAGTTCAAGGTCATGCCTATTCGTATCACTCTAATCATGATGATCCTCGTCCATATCGATTATCAAATTGATTCTTTTCAGCAGTCTACTCAAAGCGTCAGTCTCATGAGCCAAAACCAGAACATCGCGACTGTCGATTGGAGTAAGAGCCAGGCAGCGAGTACGAATTTGGGGTATGGCTTAAATGCGTATCAAGGTTTTCGACCTGAGAGTTTTAGCACTTCGGCTTATCAAAGTAATATGTCTGTGATGAATCCGGGTTTGATTCGGTTTCATAATAGCAGCATGTTGCAAGACTCTAGCACACCGGATGGGCTGATCGATACGGCTCGTCGAGTTTGGGATGCGAAGAAAGTAAAAGCTGCTTTAGTGGCTTCATTTTCGTCTTTTAAGCGGGAACAACCGCAACGGATGATTAATATTCCGACTTGGCCAGATTGGATGGATGCGGATCGGGACGGATTTCTCGATCGCAATCAGTTTGATAACTATGCAAAGCTGTGCGCTGATTTGGTCAAAATTGTCAACCAAGATGCTCAATTGAAAGTACAGTATTGGGAAGTGACGAATGAGAAGGATGATCACTACTTTACTCAGTTCTATACAGAGAGTGGCTGGGGTGGGTTGAAGGATGCAGCGAAGCCCGATCGCGTCAATGAACTGGTCACGATTTATAACAAAACTGCGATCGCGATGAAACAAGCAGACCCGACAATTCAAGTGGGCGGGATCGGTCTAGCACGCCCCGATCTGCAACCGTTTTATGTTCCGTTCATCAAGGGAACTGCAAATCATCTTGATTTTTTTACTTATCACTTTTACGCAACGGGAAGTGCTTCTACCTCAGACCAAGATGTGTTTCAGACCACTCGCGCGATTGGCGACTACACTCGCACGATTGTACAAACGCTGCAAAATGCAAGCCCAAATCGCACGATTCCAGCCATGTTGGGTGAATATAACATTAGCTGGACATGGGAAACTCGCGATCCCCGCATGATCAATCATAAAGGGGTTGTGTTTGATGCGTTAACGATGGTCAGTGCCCTCTCAAATGGTGCGACTGCAACCTTGACTTGGAACGAGAAAGATGGCGTTTACGGCAAAATGGACGATAGCAGTCAGATGCGTCTGGGAGGCAAATTCTTACAATTGTTGAATCAATTCATGATTGGCGATCGCGTCTCGACAAAAACTGCTCCTGACAGCGCTATTACGACTTTTGCTGTGAATAATGCTGCTTTGGGATACAAGTCTTACTTGCTGATTAACTCCTCAAATGATTTGCAGCAAGTTCAACTCGATTTTGCCGGATGGCAGCCCACTCAATCGACGTTAGAGACATATACGATCTCGGCTTCAGGCTATCTCAACAAAACTGTTAACTGGTCGGAACTTAACAGTGGATTTGCGATGCCTGCTAGCTCTGTGATGTTATTCACATTTACAAAATAATGCGATCGCATTATTTTGAGTTGCTATTTTGATTTGCGCTTTGACTTTGGAGGCGTGCGATGTTCGCCAAAGTATTTCTCGCTGCGATAGCGTAGCCAGACTCTCAGAACTTGCGGAATTTTCTCTTTCTGCTCTTTCGTCAACGTGTTGTAAAGTGCCAAGGCACGTTCTCGTTCTCCTCGACAAGCAGCATTATTATGAGCATCCCAATAGCTACGAGCGACCCGAATTCGGCGACAGACTTCTTTGATCAATGCCTCGCCAGTTAAAGGTTCTTCTTGCTTTGTCATCTTTTTTGATCAGAATGTACTCTAATCATTCTAGTAGGAATGAAGTCGAATCCCCCCACTCCCCACTCCCCACCTATGCAATATTTACTTTAAACTGCCCAGGAGTATTAATCTTGATAATGCCTCCAAATGCACAGTTACAGATTGCCGTGTTCGGGAGAGCAGGGATTTTGCCAATTTTTACTTTAATAGCACCAGGTGACCAAGGGCTGACAATTGCAGGGATACAAGGCATGGGTGTCAGGACTCCAAAAGCAGCAGCAGTTGCAGCAGCTACGGCTGGATTTGCGATCGAACTACACATGGCAAACGGCAAAATATTCGCCATTGGGATATTGTCGAAAATTGTTGCGGCGAGCGGAGTTGCTCACGAGATTAATAATCCAGTTGGTTTTCTCAAAGGCAATATCCAACCTGCCCTAGATTACATCAGTGATTTATTTGGACTCATTGATCTTTATCAGGAAAGAACTTCTCCCCCTGATCCAGTCATTCAAGCAGAAATCGATGAGATCGACTTAGAGTATATTCGCGAGGATCTTCCCAAGTTGATTAGCTCAATGAGAGAAGGCATAGAACGAATCCGGAATATTAGTACCAGTTTACGAACCTTCTCCCGCGCTGATCAAGATCATAAAGTTCCTTTTGATATTCATTCAGGGCTTGATAGCACTCTGCTGATTTTGAAACATCGATTAAAAGCAGATGATCGCCGTCCAGAGATCAAAATTATTCAAGAATATGGTCAGTTGCCCGCGGTTGATTGCTATCCAGGTCAGTTGAATCAGGTGTTTATGAATTTGCTGGCGAACGCGATCGATGCTTTAGAAGATAGCAATAAGGGACGGAGCTACGAAGAAATTCAAGCTCATCCGAATCAAATCGGTATTTACACAACAGTTGTGGATGATCAATCAATCAAGATTCGTATCTGTGATAATGGCGTAGGAATGGATGACGCGACTCAGCAAAAAATCTTTGACCATCTATTCACAACAAAAGAAGTGGGAAGAGGAACAGGTTTAGGGCTGGAAATTGCACGACAGATTATCGTGGAAAAACACGGTGGTTCGATCAAGGTTCGTTCAACGGTAGGACAAGGGACAGAATTTACGATCGTACTTCCCATTCACGAGAAGTAGCCTCTATCAAATCTGTTGGGGTGAACTTATAAAAGCTACAGTATAAATATGTAGCCAACTGTAATCAATAAGCTAAAAATTATACGATTAAACATCGGCTGTGGAATGAGACGATTAATTTTGCCACCGACATAGATGCCAATGATAATTCCGGGAATTGACCATAGAAACAAACGCCAAACTTGCGGAGTCCATAGTCCTGCAAATCCGTGACCTGCGATCGTAGCAATTCCTGAAAACAGAAAATAGCATTGCATTGTTGCTCTAAAATAGCTGGCTGACCAACGACGCATCACGCCGTAAACCGCGATCGGGAGTCCATTAATGTTGTAAGCGCCTCCTAAAACGCCCGCAACCAATCCAAAGAAAACGGCATAGCGTTCATGGTGAAGCTGCGGAAACTTAGGAGAAATAAGATTAAACAGCCCATACAAGATGAGAATGATTCCTAGCCCAAGCTTGACTGTTTTTTCAGGCGCATACTGTAATAGAAGTAATCCAAAGGGAACTCCGATTACTGTACTAATGATGAGCCTCCAAGCTGATTTGAGATCAATGCTATCCTGATCAAAAATTAGAATCAGTGAACTAATAATAAACCCTGTCAATGCGACAATGGGAGTTGCTGTTCGCAAACTCATAATCATGCCTAGTAGCGGCATTGCTAAAAGCGCATCACCAAACCCGATCGCAGAACGAATTGAAGTACAGACAAACAGGATTGATGCTGTTGCGATCGTTAAATCAGTAAGGTTCATGCAAAAGACTAATAAAGGATCTGAATCAATCCATAGCTAGAGATTGAAATGAATAACCAGGATAGCGCGCCTAAATACAAAGGTTTTAGTCCAATCTTTTGAATCTGATTTAATCTTGTTTCTAATCCCATTGCTGCCATTGAGATGGTTAAGAGCAACTGATTGACTTGTCCTGTCATCGTTTTTATTTGCTGTGGGATTAAGTTCAAGCTATTCAGAAGAATCAAAAGCATAAAATAAACGACAAACCAAGGAATGGCAATTCGTGATTTTGATTGAGGAGCTTTAGAAATTGCTCCAAGCATGAGCATCATCGGAACGAGCCAAAGGACTCTTGACAGTTTTGAAATACTAGCAATCTCGCCACTGACTGAATCTACTTGAAAAGCCGCTGCAAGCACTTGGGCAACTTCATGAATTGAAACTCCACACCATAATCCAAATGCTTCTGGTGTTAAGTTCAATTGCCCAGAGAGTAATGGATACAAAAGCATCGATATTGTTCCAAACAAGGTGACGATCGCAATTGCATACGTGATATCTTCATCTCCACTCTCGGTCGTTGTACTTGTCGCAATCACAGCAGAAGCACCACAAATCGAAGTACCAGCAGCAATGAGGCGAGTTAAGCTAGGACTCACGCCTAAGTGTTGTCCAGCCCAACAGGTAAACCAAAATGTACTCAATAAGGTTGTGATGATGATGAGTAACCCCGTGATGCCCACAGATAAAACCTGCGATAGGCTGAGTTGAACACCGAGCAGAATGACTGCAAATCGCAGAATTCTTCTCATAGCAAAGTGAATCCCTGCTTGGCGTTTCGGCGCTACGCCAATTGTATTTTGGATGAAAATGCCTAGAAGAATTGCCAGAATGAGAGGGCTGAAGAGAGTGAAGCCGGGTATCAATCGGATCAGATAAGCGATCGCTGTCAAGCCACAAACGAGCCATACTCCAGATTGGATCTTTACTAGGCTTATTTTGATTTGAGCAATTGCCTGAGAGAAAACATCACCTTGAAATGCTGTGACGATTTTTATTGCTGCGAACGGTTTAATATTATTTGTTTTGTGCCGCATTACTTTGATTCAATTGACTGATGCAATTCAACAGAAATTCGCCTTGCTTTCGGGTAAGATTGCCAACAAAGCAAGGCAGTTACAGATTGGAAATCAACTCAGCATAGAATTGCGTCTGCTAATTTGTGGATTGAGCAGAATGTTTTGTCAAGTGCTGAAGCGATGTTGAGAAAGACTTGCCCAACAAATGATGTTGGATCAGTCAAGGTTACGGGTCTTCCAGAGTCACCCGCCGCACAAATTCGAGCCTCAATCGGAACTTGTCCCAGTAGAGGAGTTTGCAGTTCTTCTGCAAGTTGTTGTCCCCCACCACTGCCGAAAATCGGAGTCGGCTCACCACAATGCCCACAGCGCAAATAGCTCATGTTTTCAATGATGCCGAGTACTGGAATTCCGACTCGACGAAACATATGAATACTGCGGCGAACATCTGCGATCGCGACTTGCTGCGGTGTGGTGACGAGTAATACGCCACAGATGGGACTCTCTTGAACGATCGTGATTTGAGCATCTCCTGTCCCGGGTGGTAAATCAATCAGCAGGTAGTCTAGATCGCCCCATTCCACATCTTGGATAAACTGAGTGATGACCTTGTGCAGCACAGGTCCGCGCCATGCTAGCGGATGATCGGGTTCTGCTAGAAGCCCAACTGACATGACTTTGATACCGTGGGCTTCTAAAGGCAGAAATCGCGTTCCTTCAGCAGTTTCGATCGTCTTCACCTCAGAATGTCCCAATCCCAACATCTGTGGAATATTTGGACCATAGATATCTGCATCCAGCAGCCCGACTTTTGCGCCTTGTAGGCTTAGCGCGATCGCAAGATTGACAGAAGTGGTTGATTTTCCAACTCCACCTTTACCACTCGAAATCGCTAATGTCGTTCTCACGCCTGGAATCGTGCAGAGTTGAACATAACTCTTCTTACACCAAGTGAGTTGTGAAAGCACAGTCTCAATCTGATGTTTCAAATCGTGCTGATGCTTTCCAACATACAGCCGCAGGTAAACATAGTTATCCACCACTCTGAGATTACGAACCATGCCTAAACTCACAATATTGTTGTTGAGAACAGGTTCAATAATGGTTTTGAGCAGTTTAGTCACCGCTTGTTGGCGTGCTTCAGCAATCAGATCAGGTGGATCTGTTTCGGGAAGGTCATGAGTCGTCTGGAAGGGAGAACGATGATTAGGCATTAGAGGGTTCTTGTAACGCTTCTTGAATGGTCTGAATGGCGCGTTGAGCAAAGATGCAGACATCGCGATCGGGGTCGTCGAGCGATTGCTGCAACGGATTGAGAGCCGCTTTATTTTTCAAAATGCCAAGCGCGATCGCAGCATCTCGTCGGACATCTGAATATTCGTCAGCGAGTGCTTGAATGAACAGAGGAAGAGAGCGATCATCTGGAATTTTCTGCAAGGCTTGCAAGCTGAATTTGCGAACTTGCCAATGATCATCTTTTAAGGCAGCTTCTAGAGGCGCGATCGCGGTTTTGTCTGCATGAATTGCAAGAGATTTTGCTGCATTGCGCCGAACTTCCCAATCTGGATCGTGAGTCAATGCTTCACAGAGACGAGGAACAACTTGCTCATCACTGAGATGTCCCAGCGTTAAAGCTGTTGCCCGTCGAACACTTTCATCCGAATCGGACAATAGCGCTAATGCAGGTTGACAGCGTTCGACTTGGTTGAGGTAGCGCAATGTTGTCACCGCAGATTCTCGCAAAGCTGGATCGGGAGATTCAAAAAAAGGCAACACATACGGCAAGGATTGAGCGTCATGAATCTTCCGCAACAGGAAGAGAGTATTCAATTGCAGGTTTAGATCATCTCGCAGTAAAGCATCTAGGAGCAGCAATAAATGATCTGGAGCAATCAGTTCACCTAATGCCGATCGCGCTTCGTCTCGGATTTCTTCATCTGGAGACGCGAGACATTCAATCAAGGCTGGAACGGCTGCTGGATTTGCAAGTTCCCAGAGTACAGTCACTGCTAACTTTTGGACGAGTAGACTTTCATCTGTTAGGGCTTCGATCAACGGGGTTAGAGCCTCTTCGTCTCCAAGATGCTGTAAGGTTTTGAGCGCAACTAGTCGATTTTCAACTTGTGGCGATCGCAGCATTTCTAACCAAGGAGCAAGTTCAGAATTCGTGTCCATTACTTTCCTCTAGCGCAACAGGAATGGAATTTGAACAGTAATCGCGTTGGTCGGGCATTCCTTTTCACAAGGTAAGCAGAACCAGCACTCGTCATACTTCATATAAGCTTTGCCTGTTTCAGGGTCTTTGGCTAAGACATCAAGCGGACAGACTTCAATGCAGGCGACACATTTTTCAAGGCATTTTGACTCATCGACAATGACTGGAACATCGATTCTTTGAATTGCTAAAGCCATCGCAATTTACACTCTTCTAAATAACTTAACGAACAGCTACGTCGTACACTTCGGTTTCAACATTGACATCTACGATGTAAGGCTCGATCGGACGTTTGAATAACACCATGTCACCCGCATCATCTTTTTTCAGATGCACGTGGCAGAACCATTCATCATTGTTCTTGTCTGGATAGTCTGCTCGATAGTGATACAGTCCCCAGCGACTTTCACGGCGATAGAGGGAAGCTCTTGCTGCCATTTCTGCACAGTCGCGAATAAAGTGAACTTCCATACAGCGCATCAATTCATGCGGATCACGAGCACCCATTAGCTCTAATGTGTCGTGGTAGCGCACAAAATTGCTGAGTCCAAGCTCCATGCGATTGGCTGATTTAGGCGGCTGGAGATAGTCATTGACGAGCCGACGCAGCTTATATTCAACCTGGGTATGTGGTACTCCGTTGGGTCGATCGAGCGGCGCATAGATTCTTGCTTTTTCGGCAGCGAGAAACTCTGGATCAGGGTCGAGATGATCGAGATTCTGACAATATTCAACGGCATGTTCTCCAGCAATGCGTCCAAAGACAAACGCACCGATCATATAGTTGTGCGGGACGCTTGCCATGTCGCCTGCTGCATATAGTCCGGGAACTGAAGTTTCAGCCCGCTCATTCACCCAGACTCCAGAAGCACTATGACCGCTACACAGTCCAATTTCAGAGATATTCATTTCGACGCCATGAGTGCGATAGTTTTCACCTCGCCCTTGATGGAATCTGCCTCGGCTCGGACGCTCATTTGCCCAGAGGATTGACTCAATTTCAGAAATTGTATTTTCATCTAAATGAGTCATTTTGAGTTGAATTGGACCTTTGCCAGAGTTTAGCTCTTTCCAAACTTCTAGCATCATTTGACCGCTCCAATAGTCGCAGCTAATAAAGCGATGTCCTTGTGCATTAGCTGTGTAAGCTCCAAATGGGCTTGCAACGTAAGCACAAGCAGGACCATTGTAGTCTTTCATCAACGGATTGATTTGAAAACATTCAATGTTACTCAGTTCTGCTCCGGCGTGATATGCCATCGAGTAACCGTCGCCTGCATTGGTTGGATTTTCGTAGGTTCCATACAGATAGCCAGAAGCAGGTAAGCCTAAGCGCCCGCAAGCGCCCGTGCAAAGGATGACAGCTTTTGCTTGAATGACGACAAAATCTCCATTGCGAACATCAAGACCGACTGCACCGATCGCACGTCCATCGCGAACGAGAACCCGAGTTGCCATGACTCGATTTGTGACTTGGGCTTTGTGACGTTTAACTTGACGCGCCAGAATCGTTTTTAAATCTTTTCCTTCTGGCATCGGCAAAACGTATTTACCCACGCGATGCACTTGTTTGAGGTCGTAATCTCCTTGAGCATCTTTCTGAAATTTTACGCCCCATTTTTCGAGTTCTTGAATGACAGAAAAGCCAAGTTTTCCAGTTTGATAAACAGCGTTCTGATTGAGAATGCCATCATTCGCGATCGTAATTTCTCGCACATATTGTTCTGGAGTCGAATTTCCAGGAATGACGGCAGTATTGACTCCATCCATTCCCATTGCAATCGCGCCACTGCGACGGATATTTGCTTTTTCTAGAACGAGTACCTCACCTTCGGGATTGGCTTGCTTTGCTTTGATGGCAGCCATGGTTCCAGCCGTTCCACCCCCAATCACCAGCACATCCGTCTTCATCCATTGAGTATTCACTCAAAAAGCCTCCTGATTGATGAACAGAATTTTAGTCTTACGCTGAAAACTGTCTCAAGCACTACAGA is part of the Leptolyngbya boryana PCC 6306 genome and harbors:
- a CDS encoding PAAR-like protein translates to MANILPFAMCSSIANPAVAAATAAAFGVLTPMPCIPAIVSPWSPGAIKVKIGKIPALPNTAICNCAFGGIIKINTPGQFKVNIA
- a CDS encoding 4Fe-4S dicluster domain-containing protein; translated protein: MALAIQRIDVPVIVDESKCLEKCVACIEVCPLDVLAKDPETGKAYMKYDECWFCLPCEKECPTNAITVQIPFLLR
- a CDS encoding YeiH family protein, producing MRHKTNNIKPFAAIKIVTAFQGDVFSQAIAQIKISLVKIQSGVWLVCGLTAIAYLIRLIPGFTLFSPLILAILLGIFIQNTIGVAPKRQAGIHFAMRRILRFAVILLGVQLSLSQVLSVGITGLLIIITTLLSTFWFTCWAGQHLGVSPSLTRLIAAGTSICGASAVIATSTTTESGDEDITYAIAIVTLFGTISMLLYPLLSGQLNLTPEAFGLWCGVSIHEVAQVLAAAFQVDSVSGEIASISKLSRVLWLVPMMLMLGAISKAPQSKSRIAIPWFVVYFMLLILLNSLNLIPQQIKTMTGQVNQLLLTISMAAMGLETRLNQIQKIGLKPLYLGALSWLFISISSYGLIQILY
- a CDS encoding HEAT repeat domain-containing protein; protein product: MDTNSELAPWLEMLRSPQVENRLVALKTLQHLGDEEALTPLIEALTDESLLVQKLAVTVLWELANPAAVPALIECLASPDEEIRDEARSALGELIAPDHLLLLLDALLRDDLNLQLNTLFLLRKIHDAQSLPYVLPFFESPDPALRESAVTTLRYLNQVERCQPALALLSDSDESVRRATALTLGHLSDEQVVPRLCEALTHDPDWEVRRNAAKSLAIHADKTAIAPLEAALKDDHWQVRKFSLQALQKIPDDRSLPLFIQALADEYSDVRRDAAIALGILKNKAALNPLQQSLDDPDRDVCIFAQRAIQTIQEALQEPSNA
- a CDS encoding Mrp/NBP35 family ATP-binding protein, with translation MPNHRSPFQTTHDLPETDPPDLIAEARQQAVTKLLKTIIEPVLNNNIVSLGMVRNLRVVDNYVYLRLYVGKHQHDLKHQIETVLSQLTWCKKSYVQLCTIPGVRTTLAISSGKGGVGKSTTSVNLAIALSLQGAKVGLLDADIYGPNIPQMLGLGHSEVKTIETAEGTRFLPLEAHGIKVMSVGLLAEPDHPLAWRGPVLHKVITQFIQDVEWGDLDYLLIDLPPGTGDAQITIVQESPICGVLLVTTPQQVAIADVRRSIHMFRRVGIPVLGIIENMSYLRCGHCGEPTPIFGSGGGQQLAEELQTPLLGQVPIEARICAAGDSGRPVTLTDPTSFVGQVFLNIASALDKTFCSIHKLADAILC
- a CDS encoding sulfite exporter TauE/SafE family protein, producing MNLTDLTIATASILFVCTSIRSAIGFGDALLAMPLLGMIMSLRTATPIVALTGFIISSLILIFDQDSIDLKSAWRLIISTVIGVPFGLLLLQYAPEKTVKLGLGIILILYGLFNLISPKFPQLHHERYAVFFGLVAGVLGGAYNINGLPIAVYGVMRRWSASYFRATMQCYFLFSGIATIAGHGFAGLWTPQVWRLFLWSIPGIIIGIYVGGKINRLIPQPMFNRIIFSLLITVGYIFIL
- a CDS encoding sensor histidine kinase, with product MREGIERIRNISTSLRTFSRADQDHKVPFDIHSGLDSTLLILKHRLKADDRRPEIKIIQEYGQLPAVDCYPGQLNQVFMNLLANAIDALEDSNKGRSYEEIQAHPNQIGIYTTVVDDQSIKIRICDNGVGMDDATQQKIFDHLFTTKEVGRGTGLGLEIARQIIVEKHGGSIKVRSTVGQGTEFTIVLPIHEK